From a single Scomber japonicus isolate fScoJap1 chromosome 12, fScoJap1.pri, whole genome shotgun sequence genomic region:
- the LOC128368755 gene encoding sentrin-specific protease 5-like yields MHRTQSHRSKEKCLKRRKAFKSSVKGVSHLSRRAKRRLYCKLQLWMWRKWREKCRFRIVRGKKQASGMSSKSCLNIKTQSRKSKRKLPTYHTPNLQHSQVRTSALVSPLGCDTEDSALKRQNCSPKPCESVSLSESCIATNPLQNPVTDTDVAAGGISQTTLTAVVPSQRTETCVQFSDTAELSNTVQPLLCTDSNARRVITHFKKPMTVIAAERLEVNGPAGQHSAMSQDQATNRDPDEKITSKKTVSPLTDASLKALTKDIHEFLDDFYRIYGSFIPLQQSDVLTHLKRKFNTDFNDRKNLALSEVTKYQTAMVQKPIPSFQVVYNKHTLTLDDLSTLADQNWLNDQVINMYGELIMQSAHHKVHFLNSFFHRQLMTKGYDGVKRWTKQIDLFSKSLLLVPIHLEVHWCLVTADMVKKKICLYDSQGVSLQKVARNILKYLMTEAKEKRQTAFENGWAVSFDEKIPLQTNENDCGVFVLEYSRCLALAQPLQFSQKDIPKIRKRIYKELCDCKLH; encoded by the exons ATGCACCGAACACAGAGCCACCGGAGCAAAGAAAAATGcctaaaaagaaggaaggcattCAAGTCTTCAGTTAAGGGAGTTTCTCACCTCTCCAGGCGAGCTAAGAGACGCTTGTATTGCAAATTACAACTTTGGATGTGGAGAAAGTGGAGGGAGAAATGCAGATTTAGGATagtaagaggaaaaaaacaagcgAGCGGCATGAGCTCCAAGTCCTGCCTCAATATAAAGACACAATCACGGAAAAGTAAAAGGAAACTTCCAACGTACCATACACCAAACCTACAACATTCACAAGTCAGAACATCTGCTCTTGTATCACCTCTGGGATGCGATACTGAAGATTCAGCGCTTAAAAGACAGAATTGCTCCCCTAAACCATGtgaatctgtctctctctcagaatCGTGTATCGCCACCAACCCGCTGCAGAACCCCGTTACAGACACAGATGTTGCAGCAGGTGGCATCAGTCAAACCACGCTAACAGCAGTGGTGCCGTCACAAAGAACAGAAACCTGTGTACAGTTTAGTGACACAGCAGAGCTTTCTAACACTGTCCAACCCCTGCTGTGCACAGACAGTAATGCACGCAGGGTAATTACTCATTTTAAGAAGCCGATGACAGTGATAGCAGCCGAAAGGCTTGAGGTTAATGGCCCAGCAGGACAACACTCTGCCATGTCTCAGGACCAGGCTACAAACAGAGATCCTGATGAGAAAATCACCAGCAAAAAGACAGTGTCCCCTCTGACTGATGCCAGCCTTAAAGCACTGACAAAGGATATCCATG AATTTCTCGATGACTTCTACAGAATATATGGAAGTTTCATCCCTCTCCAGCAGAGTGACGTGTTGACACACCTGAAGAGGAAGTTTAACACTGATTTCAATGACAG GAAAAATCTCGCCCTGTCCGAGGTGACTAAATACCAAACTGCCATGGTTCAGAAACCTATCCCCTCCTTCCAAGTGGTCTACAacaaacacactctgacactGGACGATTTGTCGACACTGGCGGATCAGAACTGGCTCAACGACCAG GTCATCAACATGTATGGAGAATTGATTATGCAATCTGCCCATCATAAG GTCCATTTTCTCAACAGTTTCTTCCACCGGCAGCTCATGACCAAAGGATACGATGGCGTTAAGAGATGGACAAAGCAG attGATTTGTTTTCTAAGAGTCTGCTTTTAGTGCCCATCCACCTGGAGGTCCACTGGTGTCTGGTGACTGCTGACATGGTCAAAAAGAAGATCTGCCTGTACGACTCTCAAGGGGTTTCACTCCAGAAAGTTGCAAGG AACATCTTGAAATACTTGATGACAGAAGCAAAAGAGAAGCGGCAAACAGCATTTGAAAATGGTTGGGCGGTGTCGTTCGATGAG AAAATCCCACTACAGACTAATGAAAATGACTGTGGAGTTTTTGTCTTAGAG tatTCCAGATGTCTTGCCCTGGCACAGCCTCTCCAGTTCTCACAGAAAGACATACCAAAGATTCGTAAAAGGATCTACAAAGAGCTCTGTGATTGTAAGCTCCACTAG